In the genome of Podarcis raffonei isolate rPodRaf1 chromosome W, rPodRaf1.pri, whole genome shotgun sequence, one region contains:
- the LOC128406053 gene encoding transmembrane protein 256 homolog has translation MAGAGAFFRRLVALSGAAAVGAAAYGAHDFRHSDRDDDLKELYEMANKYHFLHSLALLAVPHCRYPMMAGSILSLGMGMFSGALYYHAVTGDPILTKAAPYGGSLLILGWIAMAP, from the coding sequence ATGGCGGGCGCCGGGGCGTTTTTCCGACGGCTCGTTGCGCTGAGCGGGGCTGCGGCCGTCGGGGCGGCCGCCTACGGGGCTCACGATTTCCGTCACAGCGACCGAGATGACGACTTGAAAGAGCTCTACGAGATGGCCAACAAATACCACTTCCTCCACAGCCTGGCCCTCCTGGCTGTGCCCCACTGCCGCTATCCCATGATGGCCGGCAGCATCCTGTCTCTGGGCATGGGGATGTTCTCTGGCGCCCTGTATTACCACGCCGTGACAGGGGACCCGATCCTGACCAAGGCAGCCCCGTATGGTGGTTCCCTCCTCATCCTCGGCTGGATCGCCATGGCCCCTTGA